A stretch of Candidatus Eisenbacteria bacterium DNA encodes these proteins:
- the asnB gene encoding asparagine synthase (glutamine-hydrolyzing) yields the protein MCGIAGIWGDGESRLLETAVGRMVAAQQHRGPDEACTVAVPTGPRSLVLGFDRLAIIDLTPDASQPMRDPATGSWLVFNGEIYNFRELRAELSDAGYPFRSRGDSEVLLAVLVRFGAAATLPRLRGMYAFAFYDGRTRRLVLGRDPFGIKPLLYARVGGAFVFASELRAVRAAGLGPLSLDREALGAYLAFGAVPEPHTIAREVRMLPPGHVLEVDAHGAQSDPRPVHVIESLLGEPERGDVGWEDAVVDVERVLTRTVESHLVSDVPVGVLLSGGIDSTLVASVAARYVEPHFLTVGFDDPRFSEVATARATALRLGGRHHVVSLSPGDVLGVLPAALAAMDQPTADGVNTFVIARAAAERGIKVLVSGLGGDEVFGGYTTFRKAPFLAAHARWLAPLARGLAVAGAGNVAQWRKIAAASAVRDLVPAYLLQRALGCEPAPEAVLPAGVRVGLAPPPSASDYRRVSYLELVFYLRNQLLHDADVFSSASSVELRVPFLDVDVLRQAWTLPAAWHLGRVGRRKRMLRAVLRRLEPAHPVGRAKMGFAFPWDAWLRGPLAPHVATTLADRDAHDALGIDVAESVRLLAAFRRRDARFGWAQVWSRFVLVEWYRRAGLAAPAGAVAAPSRATA from the coding sequence CTGGCGATCATCGATCTCACGCCCGACGCGAGCCAGCCCATGCGCGATCCGGCGACGGGCTCGTGGCTCGTCTTCAACGGCGAGATCTACAACTTCCGCGAGCTGCGTGCCGAGCTGTCCGACGCGGGCTACCCGTTCCGCTCGCGCGGGGACTCCGAGGTGCTGCTGGCGGTCCTCGTGCGCTTCGGTGCGGCGGCGACGCTCCCCCGGCTCCGGGGCATGTACGCGTTCGCGTTCTACGACGGCCGTACGCGCCGGCTCGTCCTGGGTCGCGATCCCTTCGGCATCAAGCCGCTCCTCTATGCCCGCGTCGGCGGTGCGTTCGTGTTCGCGTCGGAGCTGCGTGCCGTCCGCGCGGCGGGCTTGGGTCCGCTCTCGCTCGACCGCGAGGCGCTGGGTGCGTACCTCGCCTTCGGCGCCGTGCCCGAGCCGCACACGATCGCGCGCGAGGTCCGCATGCTGCCGCCCGGGCACGTGCTCGAGGTCGACGCACACGGGGCGCAGAGCGACCCGCGTCCCGTCCACGTGATCGAGAGCCTCCTCGGCGAGCCCGAGCGCGGCGACGTCGGGTGGGAGGACGCGGTCGTCGACGTCGAGCGCGTGCTCACGCGGACCGTCGAATCGCACCTCGTGAGCGACGTGCCGGTGGGCGTGCTGCTCTCGGGCGGGATCGACTCGACGCTCGTGGCGAGCGTCGCGGCCCGCTACGTGGAGCCGCACTTCCTCACGGTCGGCTTCGACGACCCGCGCTTCTCGGAGGTCGCGACCGCGCGCGCCACCGCCCTGCGTCTCGGCGGCCGGCACCACGTGGTCTCGCTCTCGCCGGGCGACGTGCTCGGCGTCCTGCCCGCGGCGCTCGCGGCGATGGACCAGCCGACGGCCGACGGCGTCAACACCTTCGTGATCGCGCGCGCGGCCGCCGAGCGGGGGATCAAGGTGCTGGTCTCCGGCCTCGGGGGCGACGAGGTGTTCGGCGGCTACACGACGTTCCGGAAGGCTCCGTTCCTCGCCGCCCACGCGCGCTGGCTGGCGCCGCTGGCGCGCGGGCTCGCGGTCGCCGGCGCCGGCAACGTCGCGCAGTGGCGCAAGATCGCCGCGGCGAGCGCCGTGCGCGACCTGGTCCCGGCCTATCTCCTCCAGCGTGCGCTCGGCTGCGAGCCGGCGCCGGAAGCCGTGCTGCCCGCGGGGGTGCGCGTCGGTCTCGCGCCGCCGCCGTCGGCTTCGGATTACCGCCGCGTGTCGTACCTGGAGCTCGTCTTCTACCTCCGCAACCAGCTCCTGCACGACGCCGACGTCTTCAGCTCGGCGAGCTCGGTCGAGCTGCGCGTTCCCTTCCTCGATGTCGACGTGCTGCGCCAGGCATGGACGCTGCCGGCGGCGTGGCACCTGGGTCGTGTCGGCAGGCGCAAGCGGATGCTCAGGGCCGTGCTCCGACGGCTCGAGCCCGCGCATCCCGTGGGTCGGGCGAAGATGGGCTTCGCCTTTCCGTGGGACGCGTGGCTCCGCGGTCCGCTCGCCCCGCACGTAGCGACGACGCTCGCCGACCGCGACGCGCACGACGCCCTCGGCATCGACGTCGCCGAGAGCGTGCGCCTGCTGGCGGCGTTCCGCCGGCGCGACGCGCGCTTCGGCTGGGCGCAGGTCTGGTCGCGCTTCGTCCTCGTCGAATGGTACCGCCGCGCGGGTCTCGCGGCGCCGGCCGGCGCGGTCGCAGCACCGTCGCGAGCGACGGCATGA
- a CDS encoding glycosyltransferase family 4 protein produces the protein MRRRRPSERGREAVARTGAESGSPEATRLHIVVLTTLAELGGAERSLLELVRRLTPELRFTLVLPEDGPLASVACEAGASVELVRWPRVLSGLGERARRRIGPVALVRAAASAPGVLAALGRTIRRLEPDAVVTNGIKAHVLGALVRRSSGTPLVWYAREGLEDRPRSRALLRLAAARCDGAIAISRYVASEFRPLVPPRAPIHVVPNIVDLERFRPGLRAAADLAKAPDEIRFGVVGALTPLKGQDLFLDAAARVVREVPRARFVIVGGSPYRTEAGLGFEAALLEQARTLGIEPQVSFLGAREDVASVMAGLDVLVQPNRGPEGLGRSILEAMASAVPVVVVDRWGPRELVRDGETGLLVPPLDVPALAERMVTLARNPALRARLGRAGRAWVTAEHDPDRLAARCRDALVEMIGAGAPRRGPGVKEMALSGR, from the coding sequence GTGAGGCGCCGACGCCCATCGGAGCGCGGCCGCGAAGCGGTCGCGCGCACGGGGGCAGAAAGCGGGTCGCCGGAGGCGACCCGCCTTCATATAGTCGTTCTCACGACGCTGGCCGAGCTCGGGGGCGCGGAGCGCAGCCTGCTGGAGCTCGTCCGCCGCCTCACGCCCGAGCTGCGCTTCACGCTCGTCCTGCCCGAGGACGGGCCGCTCGCGAGCGTCGCGTGCGAAGCGGGCGCGTCGGTCGAGCTGGTCCGGTGGCCGCGCGTCCTGTCGGGGTTGGGCGAGCGGGCGCGGCGCCGCATCGGTCCGGTCGCGCTCGTGCGCGCGGCCGCGTCCGCGCCCGGCGTCCTCGCCGCGCTCGGCCGGACGATCCGGCGTCTCGAGCCCGACGCCGTCGTCACCAACGGCATCAAGGCCCACGTGCTGGGAGCGCTCGTGCGGCGATCGTCCGGCACCCCGCTCGTCTGGTACGCGCGCGAGGGGCTGGAGGATCGGCCGCGCTCGCGTGCCCTGCTGCGTCTCGCGGCCGCGCGCTGCGACGGCGCGATCGCGATCTCCCGCTACGTCGCCAGCGAGTTCCGGCCGCTCGTACCGCCGCGCGCGCCCATCCACGTCGTGCCCAACATCGTCGACCTCGAACGCTTCCGCCCCGGCCTGCGCGCGGCTGCCGATCTCGCGAAGGCGCCGGACGAGATCCGCTTCGGCGTGGTCGGCGCGCTGACGCCACTCAAGGGTCAGGACCTGTTCCTGGACGCCGCCGCACGCGTGGTCCGCGAGGTCCCGCGAGCGCGGTTCGTGATCGTCGGTGGATCGCCGTATCGCACCGAAGCGGGGCTCGGCTTCGAGGCGGCGCTCCTGGAGCAGGCGCGCACGCTCGGGATCGAGCCGCAGGTGTCCTTTCTCGGTGCGCGTGAGGACGTCGCGAGCGTGATGGCCGGCCTCGATGTGCTCGTGCAGCCGAATCGCGGGCCCGAGGGACTCGGGCGCAGCATCCTCGAGGCCATGGCGTCGGCGGTTCCGGTGGTCGTCGTCGATCGCTGGGGGCCGCGCGAGCTCGTGCGCGACGGCGAGACCGGGCTCCTGGTGCCGCCGCTCGACGTCCCCGCGCTCGCCGAGCGTATGGTGACCCTCGCACGCAATCCCGCGCTACGCGCGCGCCTGGGCCGTGCCGGGCGTGCGTGGGTCACGGCCGAGCACGATCCCGACCGTCTCGCTGCGCGCTGTCGGGATGCCCTCGTGGAGATGATCGGGGCAGGGGCGCCTCGCCGCGGCCCGGGCGTTAAAGAAATGGCGCTCTCCGGCCGATAG
- a CDS encoding ABC transporter ATP-binding protein yields the protein MTSEWTSVKTLTPLLRRHPGRVAVIVALGIGVACSEGLGLGLFMPLVQALETSQPDTIVGGRLGTLVIAPFASLGPDARVRAVLLCLFSLLALRNAMVFAHGALLGGLTSRLAHELRCDVVTHLLRAEEQWVARRDTGTWLNLLESQTWETAAAVGTLAGIATRFCKVAVFALGLVWISWRMTLVVGLALGTTSLAVRLLARRVDALGHAEKSAWETMAQRMVELLRTLRTIHVFGRERLEAGRFEACSDTERRTFRRLQVLQAIVPPASEFLVAALMLAVVWSALAAPGQLPAVLTFLAILYRLHPQMQQLDSGRVSLAAALAPASAVMQLVASREGAIVRSGTRRFERLATGIALEDVVLAYDDGTRALDGVRLHIPARATTAIVGPSGAGKSTLVRLLLRLVEPTAGRIAVDGVPLPDLDLGTWRARIALVGQDIPLLDASVADNIAYGCDRIVGQDDLRAAARHAAADAFIQALPEGYATRVGDDGVRLSGGERQRVALARAFLRDPDILILDEATSAVDAISADAIRRAVAELGRGRTVIVVTHRPATIETAAHVVLLDAGRVVDEGPASQLLGRGGLFARLHALDGPRTAGGAAR from the coding sequence GTGACCAGCGAGTGGACATCGGTCAAGACGTTGACGCCCCTGTTGCGTCGCCACCCGGGGCGCGTCGCCGTCATCGTCGCGCTCGGGATCGGCGTGGCGTGCAGCGAAGGCCTCGGGCTCGGGCTCTTCATGCCCCTCGTGCAGGCGCTCGAGACGTCGCAGCCCGACACGATCGTCGGCGGACGGCTGGGCACGCTCGTCATCGCGCCGTTCGCGAGCCTCGGGCCGGACGCTCGCGTGCGCGCCGTGCTGCTCTGCCTCTTCAGTCTCCTCGCGCTGCGAAACGCGATGGTCTTCGCGCACGGCGCGCTCCTGGGCGGGCTGACGAGCCGCCTCGCGCACGAGCTGCGCTGCGACGTGGTGACCCATCTCCTCCGCGCCGAGGAGCAATGGGTGGCCCGGCGCGACACCGGCACGTGGCTCAATCTCCTCGAGAGCCAGACCTGGGAGACGGCCGCCGCCGTCGGGACCCTCGCCGGCATCGCGACCCGCTTCTGCAAAGTCGCCGTGTTCGCGCTGGGGCTCGTCTGGATCTCGTGGCGCATGACGCTCGTCGTGGGTCTCGCGCTCGGAACGACCTCGCTCGCGGTGCGTCTGCTCGCGCGCCGCGTGGACGCGCTCGGACACGCCGAGAAGAGCGCCTGGGAGACGATGGCACAGCGGATGGTGGAGCTCCTGCGCACGCTGCGCACGATCCACGTCTTCGGCCGGGAGCGCCTCGAGGCCGGGCGCTTCGAGGCGTGCTCGGACACCGAGCGCCGGACGTTTCGGCGGTTGCAGGTCCTGCAGGCGATCGTGCCGCCGGCCTCGGAGTTCCTGGTGGCGGCGCTCATGCTCGCCGTCGTCTGGTCGGCGCTCGCCGCTCCCGGCCAGCTCCCGGCGGTCCTGACGTTTCTCGCCATCCTCTATCGCCTCCATCCGCAGATGCAGCAGCTCGACAGCGGCCGGGTGAGTCTCGCCGCGGCGCTCGCGCCGGCGTCGGCCGTGATGCAGCTCGTCGCCTCGCGGGAGGGCGCGATCGTCCGATCGGGAACACGACGCTTCGAGCGCCTCGCGACGGGCATCGCGCTCGAGGACGTGGTCCTCGCCTACGACGACGGGACGCGCGCGCTCGACGGCGTGCGCCTGCACATCCCCGCCCGCGCGACGACGGCCATCGTCGGACCGTCGGGGGCGGGCAAGTCGACGCTCGTCCGGCTGCTCCTGCGGCTCGTCGAGCCGACCGCGGGGCGGATCGCCGTCGACGGCGTGCCGTTGCCCGATCTCGACCTCGGGACCTGGCGGGCCCGCATCGCGCTCGTCGGGCAGGACATCCCGCTTCTCGATGCGAGCGTCGCCGACAACATCGCGTACGGGTGCGATCGCATCGTGGGGCAGGACGATCTCCGCGCCGCCGCCCGGCACGCCGCCGCGGACGCGTTCATCCAGGCGCTGCCCGAAGGGTACGCGACCCGGGTCGGCGACGACGGCGTGCGACTCTCCGGCGGCGAGCGCCAGCGGGTCGCGCTCGCGCGTGCCTTCCTGCGCGATCCGGACATCCTCATCCTCGACGAAGCGACGAGCGCCGTCGACGCGATCTCCGCCGACGCGATCCGCCGCGCCGTGGCCGAGCTCGGGCGCGGGCGCACCGTCATCGTCGTGACGCACCGTCCGGCGACGATAGAGACCGCGGCGCACGTCGTGCTGCTCGACGCGGGTCGCGTCGTGGACGAGGGCCCGGCGTCCCAGCTCCTCGGCCGCGGGGGGCTCTTCGCGCGGCTCCATGCACTCGATGGGCCGCGGACGGCCGGAGGTGCCGCGCGATGA